The Cellulomonas shaoxiangyii sequence GCACGGACGCGTCGACCAGCTCGCGCACGACCTCCGGGGTCACCGGCCACGGCGTCGCGGTGACGACGAGCTCGGGCCGGTCGGGCGCCGCGCTCGCCCCCGGGACGGCACCCGTGACGAGCTCCTCGACGGTCCGCACGGTCGGCACGCCCCACCGCGCCTCCACCTCGGCCCCGCGCTCGGCGGTGCGCGTCACGACGCCCGTGCACGTGAACCGCTCGGGCATGAGCCGCGCCATCCGCACGAAGAACTCGGCGCGCCAGCCGGAGCCGATCACGCCGAACCGGACGGGTGCGGGGGAGTGCTGCGTCATGGGGGGCGTCGTCCTCGTCGTCGAGCGATGGGTCCAGGCGACCCTAGCCGCGCGGCCGCGCGCGCTCGCGGTGAGCGGTCCCGGCGGCACCCCGGTGCTGCGGGCCGCGGTGCGCGTGGCACGGTGGACGCACCGGCGCCGCCGCCGGCCGGACGCCAGGAGGCCCAGGTGCGCGTGCTCGACGTCGTCGTCGCCCAGCTGCGCCTGTGCGTGGCGACGCTCGCGCTGGCCGGGACGCAGGAGGTGTGGCGCGAGGGTGACCTCGGCGGCCTCGTGTACTTCACGAACCTGTCGAACCTGTCGTTCGCCCTGGTGCTGGTGTGGGCGGCGGTCGCGTCGCTGGCCGGGCGGGGCCACCCGCCGGCGGTGCTCAAGGCCGGGGTGACGCTGTTCCTGCTCATCACCGGGCTCGTGTCGTGGCTCGTCCTCGCGCCCGGGGCGCCGGGCGCGCCTGCCGTCGCGCTCGGCCTGACGGGCGGGCAGATCGAGCACGAGGTCGTGCCGGTCGCGGCCCTGCTGGACTTCCTGCTGCTCGACGCGCACCGGCGCCTGCGGTGGCGCGCGGTCGCGTGGTGGGTCGGGGCGCTCCTGCTGTACTGCGCCGTCACGACGGCCCGCGGTCTGCTGGTCCCCGGCGCGGGGTACCCGTACGGGTTCGTCGACCTCGGGGCGCTGGGGTGGGGCGGCCTGCTGCGCAACGTGCTGGCGTACGGCACGGCGTTCGCGGGCCTCGGGGCGCTGCTGGTGCTCGCCGACCGCCGGCTGCCCGCCGGTGCGCTCGTCGGCACCGCGGGCCACCCGGTCGCGCTGCGGCAGGAAGCGGCCGGGAGGTGACCGCTTCCGGCCCTAGCGTCGGGGCATGACGACCCTGTCGCTGCGGCGGCTCAACCGCACGCTGCTGCACCGTCAGCAGCTCGACGTGCGGTCCGACGGCGGCGTGGTGGCGGCCGTGCGGCGGCGCGTCGCGGTGCAGGCGCAGGAGCCGAACTGGGTGCACGTGGGGATGTGGGCGCGGCTGGCCGGCTTCCGCACTGCCGACCTCGACGCGGCGGTCGAGGCGCGGACGCTCGTGCGCGCGCCGCTGCTGCGCGGGACCCAGCACCTGACGGCGGCGGCCGACCACGGCTGGCTGCGGCCGACCGTGCAGCCGGTGCTGGACCGGCTCGTGCGGGCGCCGTACTACGCCGAGCACGTGGGCGACCTCGACCCCGCGGTGCTCGTGGCCGCGGCGCGCGAGGTGCTGGGCGACGCCACGGTGCGGCGGCGCGACCTGGGTGCGGCGCTGGTCGAGCGGTTCCCCGGGCGCAAGGCGGCCGTGGTGGCGGCGGCCGTCGAGGCGCTGACGCCGGTGGTGCACGACCCGGCGACGTCGGCGTTCGGGTCGTGGTGGAGCCGGCGGTCGATCGCCGTGACGGCGGCCGACGCGTGGCTGGGCGCGCCGGTGGGCGAGCCGGACGTGCCGGCGCTCGTGCGCCGGTACCTGGCGGCGTTCGGGCCGGCCGGGGTCATGGACCTGCAGGCGTGGTGCGGCCTGACCCGGCTGCGGCCGGTCGTCGACGCGATGCGCGGCGAGCTCCGGGTGCTGCACGGCCCCGACGGTCGCGAGCTGCTCGACGTGCCGGACGGCCCCCTGGCGGACGAGGACGCGCCCGCGCCCGTGCGCTTCCTCCCGATGTTCGACGACGCCGTCCTCGCGCACCGCGACCGCGGCCGGATCCTGCCCGAGGCGGTGCGCCGGGACGTGATGCCGGGGTGGTCGATGGTGCGCGCCACCGTGCTGGTCGACGGGTTCGTCGCGGCGACGTGGGAGCTCGCCGAGGGGCGCGTGGTCGTCCGACCCCTGCGTCCGCTGACGCCGGCCGAGCGGGACGCGGTCGGTGCGGAGGGTGCGGCGGCGGCCGCGTTCGTCGGGGCCGACCCCGAGATCCGGCTGACGTCGACCCCGGTCACCCGCGTCCCGGGCGAACGCACCTCCTGACCCGTCGCGGACCCCGCGGGTAGCGGGCGGTGCGCTCACGTGACTAAGCGATTCACAACGTTGTACAAGAGAGCGTTTTCCGCGATGTTAGCGATCACACGCCCCCACGTCCGAAAGGCGGCATCGATGCAACGACGCATCCACGCGACGGGGGTCCGCGCCCTCGTCCTCGCCGCGGCGGCCGCCCTGGTCGCCGCCCTCGCCGGCACGGCCTCCGCCCCACCCGCGCAGGCCGCGCCGCCCACGCTCGTCTCCGCGCAGTCCGGCCGGTGCCTCGACGTCGTCGGCAACGACTCCACCCCCGGCGCGCGCATCCAGATCTGGGACTGCAACGGCGTCGCCGGGCAGGGCTGGACGCTCACGTCCTCCGGCGAGCTGCGCACGTTCGACGGCACGCGCTGCCTGGACGCGCTCGAGTGGGGCACCACCCCCGGCACTGCCCTGATCTCGTGGAGCTGCACGGGCAGCGCCAACCAGCGGTTCGCGCGCGGCGGCAACGGGAGCCTCGTGCACCAGCCGTCCGGGCTGTGCGTCGACGTCACGGGCGCTCGCACCGCCAACGGCACGGCGGTCACGCTGTGGACCTGCACCGGCCGGGACAACCAGCGCTGGACCAGCACGACGTCCGGCGGCGGCAACGACGGCGGCGGCACGGGCACCCCGCCCGCCGCCTACCCCGGTCCCGGCGTCGTCACGGGCGCCACCTGGGCGCACGACCCCACGGTCGTCAAGCGTCCCGACGGGTCCTACCTCGTCGCGACGACCGGCCGCGGCATCCCCCTGAAGACGTCCCGCGACCGCACCGCGTGGACCGACGCCGGATCGGCCTTCCCCAACGGCACGCCGTGGACGTCCGCGCACACCACCGGCGACCTGTGGGCGCCCGACCTGTCCTACCGCGACGGGCAGTACTGGCTGTACTACTCCGCGTCGACGTTCGGGTCCCGGAACTCGGGCATCTACCTCGCGACCAGCCCCACCGGCAACGCCGGGTCGTGGACCAACCGCGGCCTCGTCGTGAGCACCACGGCGTCGAGCGACCACAACGCGATCGACCCCGACGTCGTCACGGACGCGCAGGGCCGGACCTGGATGAGCTACGGCTCGTTCTGGACCGGCATCAAGCTCATCGAGATCAACCCGTCGACGGGCCTGCGGCAGGGCACGGCCCTCCACTCGCTCGCCACCCGGAGCGCCGGCCTGGAGGCGCCCGACATCCTCTACCGCGACGGCTGGTACTACCTGTTCGTGTCGTTCGACGCGTGCTGCCGCGGTGCCGACAGCACGTACCGCGTGGCCGTCGGCCGCTCCGCGTCGATCACCGGGCCGTACGTCGACCGTGCCGGCACCCGCATGACGAGCGGTGGCGGCACGGAGATCCTCGCCGGGCGGGGCTCCGTCAACGGCCCGGGCCACAGCGCGACGCTGCGGGACACGGACGGCGACGTGCTCTTCTACCACTGGTACACCGACGCGGGGGACTCGCGGCTGGGCATCAACCTGCTCGGCTGGGACTCCGCGGGCTGGCCGTTCGTCAGGTGACGGGCCCCGGCCGGACGTCGCCGCGCGCGGCGTCCGGCCGGTCCGGCTCGGTGCGCCGCGGCTCGCCGCGCTGCAGTTCGGCGCGGTCCGGCTCGTCGCCGTCCGTGAACAGCTGCCACACCGGCCCGAACACGCACCACAGCACCATGACGAGCGTCGCGCGGCCGGCCCAGCCGGCCAGCACCGCGCGCTGCTCGGGTGCGGACGCGATGAGCGCCAGCACCCCGAGGATCCCGCACGCGACCGCCCACGCGAGCACCACCCGCAGCCACAGGCGCCACTCGTGCCGCAGGGCCGCCCGACCGCGCTTCGGCGCCCGCGGCGGGCGCGGCCCGTCGAAGAACCGCCACGCGACCCACGCGTCGACCTTCTCGACCGTCCACCTCCCGAACGCCACCGTGTACCCGAGGTAGACCGCCGCGAGGCCGTGCGTCCACGTGGGCTCGCTGCCGCTCACCAGGTCCCCGACCGTGGCCACGAGCAGCACGACCTCGATCGCCGGCTCGCACAGCAGCAGCACGGTGGACAGCCGCCGGCGCCCCAGGACGTACCGGGCGGCGACGGCGGCGGCGAGGAACACCCAGAACGCGATCTCGCACGCCACCACGAGCGCGCCCACGGGGTGGTCGAGGACCCAGTCGAAGAACGTCATGCCCCCACGCTCGCCCGGGCGGGTGGGCGGGCGCGCCGGGCGGACGGAGGGTCCTGGCGGGGGTGGCCGGTCCGGAGGGACGACGCGCCTCCTCCCTTCGGACGAGGGTGCGCGCCCGGGCGTCTGCTGGGATGGGCACATGCTCACCGCCGTGCGCCGCCACGCGGCCGCCGCCACCGGCCGGTGGTGGGCCGCGCGCGCGTCCGGGGCGACGGACCGGGCCGACGCGCTGGGCCTGCTGCTGCTCGGCCTGCTGCTGCTGGCGCTGGACGTCGGCGGGGTGGGGCCGACCGAGCGGGTGCTCGACCTGCCGGGGCCGCGGTGGTGGCAGGCCGGCCTGCTGCTCGTGGGCGTGCTGCTGCTCGTCGCGAAGCGGCGCCGGCCCGTGGCGGTCATGCTCGCGGTCGTCGCGCTGTCGGTCGTCGACGCCCTGCTCGGCGGCGGGCTCGGGATGTACCTCGTGCTGTTCGACGCGCTGTTCACCGTCGCGGTGCACGCCGGGTCACGGGCGCGCCGGGTCACGCAGGGCGTGGTCGTCGGGGGCGTCGTCGCCCTGGCGGGTGCGGCCGCCGTCGCCGGGGGGTCGGCGCGCGACGTCGTGCAGGTCGTCCTCGTCGCCGTCGCGCTGTTCCTCACGCCGTTCTGGTGGGGCGGCGACGTGCGCCGCACCGAGGAGCTCGCGCGGTCCGAGGCGCAGCGTGCGGACCTCGAGCGGCAGCGCGCCGACCTGGAGGCCGAGCGGGCCGACCTGGCGCGCGCGCACGCCGACGACGCCGCACGCATCGCCGCCCTCGACCGGGCGTCCGCCGTCCAGGACGAGCGCACCCGCATGGCCCGCGACCTGCACGACGCGGTCGCCGGGCACCTGTCCGCCGTCGCGATCCACGCCGAGGCCGCGCTCGCGAGCCCCCCCGACGAGGCCCGTGACCGCACCGCCCTGCGCGCCGTGCGCGCGGCGGCCCTCGACGCCCTGACGGAGATGCGCGCGATGATCCTCGTGCTCCGCGCGGGCGCCGGCGCCGGCGACGTGCCCGCGCCCCCCGGCCTCGACCGGGTCACGGCGCTCGACGTCGACGTCGACGCGGCGGCGCTGCCGGCGGTGTCCGCCGCCGTGGGTCAGACGGCGTACCGGATCGTCCAGGAGGCCGTCACGAACGCGCACAAGCACGGCGCCGGCCGGCCCTCCCTCGCCGTCCGCACCGACGGCCACGCGCTGCACCTGGAGGTCCGCAACGCCGTGCCCGCCGGCAGCCCGCCCGTGACCGGGGCGGGGGGCCCGCCGGTGCTGCCGTCGTCCTCGTCCGGGCTGACGACGATGCGCGAGCGCGCCGCCACGCTCGGCGGCACGGCGACGGCCGGACCGGAGCACGGGACGTGGGTCGTGCGCGTCGCGCTGCCGCTCGAGCCGTCGGCGGTGCCGGCGTGAGCGGCGCGGGGCCCGGCGGCGCTGCGGGCGTGGCGGTCGGGGGCGGCGCGGTCGGGGGCGAGGCGGGTGCGAGGCGGGTGCGCGTGCTGCTCGCCGACGACCACGGCGCGATCCGCGCGGGGCTGCGCCTCATGCTGGAGCAGTCGGGCGACGTGGCGGTCGTCGGCGAGGCCGGCGACGGCGACGTGGCGGTGCGCCAGGCGCGGGCGCTGCGCCCGGACGTCGTGCTCATGGACGTGCGGATGCCCGGCACGGACGGCATCGCGGCGACCGAGGCGATCGTGGCCGCCGGCCTGGCCGAGGTGGTCGCGCTCACGACGTTCGACCTGGACGAGTACGTCGTCGGCATGGTGCGCGCGGGTGCCGCGGGCTTCCTGCTCAAGTCCGTGGGCGCCGCCGAGCTCGTCGACGCGGTGCGGCGCGTGGCCGCGGGCGAGGGCGTGCTGGCGCCCGAGGTGACGCGCCGGCTGCTCGACGCGGTCGCGGGACGCCAGCCGCTCGGCGGCACCCCCGCGGCGGACGCGCCCGACGCGCCCGAGGACCCCCGGATCGCCGCCCTCACCGCCCGGGAGCGGGACGTGCTCGCCGGCCTCGGTGCGGGCCTGTCCAACGCGCAGCTCGCGGAGCGGCTCGTCGTCTCTCCGACGACGGTGAAGTCGCACGTCAGCCACGTGCTCGCGAAGCTGGGCGTCCGCTCGCGCCTCCAGGCGGGCGTCCTCGCGCGCGACCTGCTCGGCTGATCCCGCCGCCGAGGCCGGACCTTCTCAGCACCGGCGGCCGCACGTGGTCAGGAACCGCCGGTTCGGCGTCCGGCGGAGCGGACGGGCAGGTCCGGGCGGTGGCAGCGCCGTCGACGAGGCGCACGCCCGCGGGGTCGCGGCGGTCGCGGACCGGTCGGGCCGCCGCAGCGCCGTGGACCGATGGGCGTGGCGGCGGTCCGGCAAGGATGATGGGGACGTGACACGGCGGACGCGCGGGGGCCTCGCCGCCACGGCGACCACCCTGTTAGCGTTCACAGGCAGACAGCGGCGTCGTCCCCCCCGGCGACGGCCACCGAGGGGGAAGAGCCGGGTGTGACGAGGAAGTCGACGAGGGAGCCGGTCGCACCGCGCGTGGGCGGGCGCGACGCCCCGCCCACGGGCGCAGCGACCCCGGGTGCGCGGCCCGCCACCGCGCCGCACGGCACGACCGTGCCCGCGACTGCCGTGCCCGCCACGACGGTGCCCGCCACCACCGTGCCGGCCACCACCGTGCCGGCGACGGCGGTGCCCGCGACGGCAGTGCCCGCCACGGCAGTGCCCGCCCGCGCCGTGCCGGCCACCGCCGTGCCCGCGTACGGCGACCGTCCGCCGGCCATGAGCGACGTCGCGCAGCTCGCCGGCGTGTCCCACCAGACCGTCTCGCGCGTCCTCAACGACCACCCGAACGTGCGCGCGGAGACCCGTGCGCGCGTCGTGGCGGCGATCGAGCAGCTCGGGTACCGCCGCAACACCGCGGCGCGCGCCCTGGTCACCCGCCGTACGGGCGCGATCGGGGTCGTCACCGAGGACTCGCCGCTGTACGGGCCGACGATGACGCTCATCGCGCTCGAGAACGCGGCACGCAGCGGCGGCATGTACGTGTCGGTGGCGACCGTGACGCGGTGGGACGTCCCGACGGTGCGGGCGTCGCTCGAGCACTACCTCGACCAGGGCGTGGACGGCGTGGTGGTCATCGCGTCCCACGACGAGGCCGTGCGCGCCGTGCAGGCGTTCAGCGCACGGGTGCCGGTCGTCATGGTCGGCCCCGCGGAGCTCGACGGGGACATCCCCACGGTCGCGGTGAACCAGTACGCGGGCGCGCGCCTGGCGACGCGGCACCTGCTGGACCTCGGGCACACCGACGTGCTGCACGTGAGCGGTCCGTCGGTGTGGCTGGACGCCCGCTCCCGGGAGCGCGGCTGGCGCGACACGATGCAGCAGGCGGGTCTGCAGCCGCGTGCGCCGGTGCCGGGCGACTGGACGGCGTCGACCGGCTTCCGCATCGGCACGCAGCTCGTGGCGCGGGACCGGGCGGGCGAGGAGCGCCTGCCGACGGCCGTGTTCGCGGCCAACGACCAGCTCGCGCTCGGTCTGCTGCACGCGTTCGCGGAGTCCGGGGTGCGCGTCCCGCACGACGTGTCGGTGGTGGGGTACGACGACGTCGAGGGCGCGGCCCACTTCTTCCCGCCGCTGACCACGGTGACGCCGGACTTCGTCCAGCTGGGGAGGCGGTGCCTGGACCAGCTCGTCGCCGCGATGGCGAGGGAGCCGGCCGAGCCGGCGCTCGTGCCGGCGGCACTGACGGTGCGGGCCAGCACCGGTCCCCCGCGCCGCTGACCGGGCGGCCCGGAGGTGTCGGTGTGACCGGATCGTGACCCGCGCGAGCCTTGACCCCCATGTTGTGAGCGTTAACAATCGACATGTCCGACACCGAGGTCGGAATCGGCTCAAGGAGGAGTCCATGTCTCGTCCCGCGTCTCTGCGGTCCCGCCTCACCGTCCTCGTCGGCATCGGCGCCGTGCTCGCCCTCGGCGCCTGCAGCAGCGGCGGCGGCGGCGACGCCGGCGCGTCCGGCGACACCGGCGGCGACGACCTCATCCGCGTCGGCTTCTCGCAGCTCGGGGCCGAGAGCGGGTGGCGCACCGCCAACACCGAGTCGGTCAAGGAGAGCCTCACGGAGGAGAACGGCTTCGACCTGACCTTCGTCGACGCCCAGCAGAAGCAGGAGAACCAGATCAGGGCGCTGCGCGACTTCGTCGCCCAGGACGTCGACGTCATCGCGTTCTCGCCGGTCATCGAGACCGGCTGGGACGAGGTGCTGCAGGAGATCCAGGACTCCGGCATCCCGGTGGTCCTCGTCGACCGGACCGTCGAGACGGACGTCGAGGACCCCTTCGTCACGTGGATCGGCGCGGACTTCGAGCAGGAGGGGCGCACGGCCGGCGAGTGGGTCGCCGAGAACGCGCCCGACGCGAAGGTCTTCGAGCTGCAGGGCACCCTCGGCTCCGGTGCGCAGGTCGACCGCGAGGAGGGCTTCAACGAGGTCGTCGGCGAGCAGGTCATCGGCAGGGCGTCCGGCAACTTCACGCGCGCCGAGGGCCGCACGGCCGTCGAGGGCGCGCTGCAGGCCTACCCGGAGATGAACCTGATCTTCACGCACAACGACGACATGGGCCTCGGCGCCATCGAGGCGATCGAGGCGGCCGGCAAGGTGCCCGGCGAGGACATCCAGATCGTGTCGGTCGACGGCGTGCGCGACGGCCTCCAGGCCCTCGTCGACAAGAAGTTCAACTACGTGGTCGAGTGCAACCCCGTGTTCGGCGACCAGCTCGCCGAGCTCATCACCCAGGTCGCGAACGGCGACGACGTCCCCGAGACCACGGTCGTCGAGGACGCGTCGTTCGACCAGACCATCACGCAGGCCGACGTGGACGCCCGCGCCTACTGACGCACGCACGGACGGGCGGGCCGGCCGGCCCGCCCGTCCCGCCGCCGTCCCGCAGTCCCGCCGTCCCGCACTCCCGCCGCCCCCGGGGGCGAGGAAGGACATCGATGTCCGACAGCAACCCGCAGGCCGACGACGCCGCGGTGCGGATGACCGGCATCACGATCAGCTTCCCGGGCGTCAAGGCGCTCGACGGCGTCGACCTCGTGCTGCGCCGCGGTGAGGTGCACGCGCTCATGGGCGAGAACGGCGCCGGCAAGTCGACGCTCATCAAGGCGCTGACGGGCGTGTACCGGGTCGACTCCGGCGGCATCCAGGTCGACGGGCGCGAGCTGCGGTTCGACGACCCGAGCCAGGCGCAGGCGGCGGGCATCAGCACCGTGTACCAGGAGGTCAACCTCTGCACGAACCTCACGGTGGCCGAGAACGTCATGCTCGGCCACGAGGTCCGCCGCGGCCCGTTCGTCGACTGGCGGGCCACCCGGCGCGAGGCTCGGCGCTACCTGCAGCGGCTCCACCTCGACATCGACCCGCGGTCGCCGCTCGCGGCGCACAGTATCGCGGTGCAGCAGCTGTGCGCGATCGCCCGTGCGCTCGTCGTCGACGCGAGGGTCCTGATCCTCGACGAGCCGACGTCCAGCCTCGACAAGGCCGAGGTCGCCGAGCTCTTCCGCGTCGTGCGGACGCTGCGCGACGCGGGCGTCGCGATCCTGTTCGTGTCCCACTTCCTCGAGCAGGTGTACGCGCTGTCGGACCGCATGACGGTGCTGCGCAACGGCCGGTTCGTCGGGGAGTTCCGCACCGCCGACCTGTCCCGGCGCGACCTCATCTCGCACATGGTGGGCCGCTCGGGCGAGGCCCTCGCGGGCATCGAGGAGAAGGCCCGCGCGGCCGTCACGACCCACTCCTCGCGCGAGACGCCGCTGCTCACGGGCGTCGGCATCGGCAAGGACGGGTCCGTCGAGCCGTTCGACCTCGACCTCTACCCGGGCGAGATCGTCGGCTTCGCGGGGCTGCTCGGGTCGGGCCGCACCGAGGCCGCGCGGCTGCTCACCGGCGCCGACCGCCCCGACCACGGCACCCTCGCGGTGCAGGGCACGCCCGTGCGGCTGAGCACGCCGCTGGCCGCCCTGCGCCGCGGCATCGCGCTGTCCACCGAGGACCGCAAGAAGGAGGGCGTCATCGGCGACCTCACGGTCCGCGAGAACATCGCCCTCGCGCTGCAGGCCAGCCGCGGCACGTGGCGCCGGGTCCCGCGGCGCGAGCTCGACG is a genomic window containing:
- a CDS encoding LacI family DNA-binding transcriptional regulator translates to MSDVAQLAGVSHQTVSRVLNDHPNVRAETRARVVAAIEQLGYRRNTAARALVTRRTGAIGVVTEDSPLYGPTMTLIALENAARSGGMYVSVATVTRWDVPTVRASLEHYLDQGVDGVVVIASHDEAVRAVQAFSARVPVVMVGPAELDGDIPTVAVNQYAGARLATRHLLDLGHTDVLHVSGPSVWLDARSRERGWRDTMQQAGLQPRAPVPGDWTASTGFRIGTQLVARDRAGEERLPTAVFAANDQLALGLLHAFAESGVRVPHDVSVVGYDDVEGAAHFFPPLTTVTPDFVQLGRRCLDQLVAAMAREPAEPALVPAALTVRASTGPPRR
- a CDS encoding sensor histidine kinase: MLTAVRRHAAAATGRWWAARASGATDRADALGLLLLGLLLLALDVGGVGPTERVLDLPGPRWWQAGLLLVGVLLLVAKRRRPVAVMLAVVALSVVDALLGGGLGMYLVLFDALFTVAVHAGSRARRVTQGVVVGGVVALAGAAAVAGGSARDVVQVVLVAVALFLTPFWWGGDVRRTEELARSEAQRADLERQRADLEAERADLARAHADDAARIAALDRASAVQDERTRMARDLHDAVAGHLSAVAIHAEAALASPPDEARDRTALRAVRAAALDALTEMRAMILVLRAGAGAGDVPAPPGLDRVTALDVDVDAAALPAVSAAVGQTAYRIVQEAVTNAHKHGAGRPSLAVRTDGHALHLEVRNAVPAGSPPVTGAGGPPVLPSSSSGLTTMRERAATLGGTATAGPEHGTWVVRVALPLEPSAVPA
- a CDS encoding ABC transporter substrate-binding protein is translated as MSRPASLRSRLTVLVGIGAVLALGACSSGGGGDAGASGDTGGDDLIRVGFSQLGAESGWRTANTESVKESLTEENGFDLTFVDAQQKQENQIRALRDFVAQDVDVIAFSPVIETGWDEVLQEIQDSGIPVVLVDRTVETDVEDPFVTWIGADFEQEGRTAGEWVAENAPDAKVFELQGTLGSGAQVDREEGFNEVVGEQVIGRASGNFTRAEGRTAVEGALQAYPEMNLIFTHNDDMGLGAIEAIEAAGKVPGEDIQIVSVDGVRDGLQALVDKKFNYVVECNPVFGDQLAELITQVANGDDVPETTVVEDASFDQTITQADVDARAY
- a CDS encoding response regulator transcription factor, yielding MLLADDHGAIRAGLRLMLEQSGDVAVVGEAGDGDVAVRQARALRPDVVLMDVRMPGTDGIAATEAIVAAGLAEVVALTTFDLDEYVVGMVRAGAAGFLLKSVGAAELVDAVRRVAAGEGVLAPEVTRRLLDAVAGRQPLGGTPAADAPDAPEDPRIAALTARERDVLAGLGAGLSNAQLAERLVVSPTTVKSHVSHVLAKLGVRSRLQAGVLARDLLG
- a CDS encoding winged helix DNA-binding domain-containing protein, translated to MTTLSLRRLNRTLLHRQQLDVRSDGGVVAAVRRRVAVQAQEPNWVHVGMWARLAGFRTADLDAAVEARTLVRAPLLRGTQHLTAAADHGWLRPTVQPVLDRLVRAPYYAEHVGDLDPAVLVAAAREVLGDATVRRRDLGAALVERFPGRKAAVVAAAVEALTPVVHDPATSAFGSWWSRRSIAVTAADAWLGAPVGEPDVPALVRRYLAAFGPAGVMDLQAWCGLTRLRPVVDAMRGELRVLHGPDGRELLDVPDGPLADEDAPAPVRFLPMFDDAVLAHRDRGRILPEAVRRDVMPGWSMVRATVLVDGFVAATWELAEGRVVVRPLRPLTPAERDAVGAEGAAAAAFVGADPEIRLTSTPVTRVPGERTS
- a CDS encoding family 43 glycosylhydrolase, producing the protein MQRRIHATGVRALVLAAAAALVAALAGTASAPPAQAAPPTLVSAQSGRCLDVVGNDSTPGARIQIWDCNGVAGQGWTLTSSGELRTFDGTRCLDALEWGTTPGTALISWSCTGSANQRFARGGNGSLVHQPSGLCVDVTGARTANGTAVTLWTCTGRDNQRWTSTTSGGGNDGGGTGTPPAAYPGPGVVTGATWAHDPTVVKRPDGSYLVATTGRGIPLKTSRDRTAWTDAGSAFPNGTPWTSAHTTGDLWAPDLSYRDGQYWLYYSASTFGSRNSGIYLATSPTGNAGSWTNRGLVVSTTASSDHNAIDPDVVTDAQGRTWMSYGSFWTGIKLIEINPSTGLRQGTALHSLATRSAGLEAPDILYRDGWYYLFVSFDACCRGADSTYRVAVGRSASITGPYVDRAGTRMTSGGGTEILAGRGSVNGPGHSATLRDTDGDVLFYHWYTDAGDSRLGINLLGWDSAGWPFVR
- a CDS encoding Pr6Pr family membrane protein, with translation MDAPAPPPAGRQEAQVRVLDVVVAQLRLCVATLALAGTQEVWREGDLGGLVYFTNLSNLSFALVLVWAAVASLAGRGHPPAVLKAGVTLFLLITGLVSWLVLAPGAPGAPAVALGLTGGQIEHEVVPVAALLDFLLLDAHRRLRWRAVAWWVGALLLYCAVTTARGLLVPGAGYPYGFVDLGALGWGGLLRNVLAYGTAFAGLGALLVLADRRLPAGALVGTAGHPVALRQEAAGR
- a CDS encoding sugar ABC transporter ATP-binding protein, which encodes MSDSNPQADDAAVRMTGITISFPGVKALDGVDLVLRRGEVHALMGENGAGKSTLIKALTGVYRVDSGGIQVDGRELRFDDPSQAQAAGISTVYQEVNLCTNLTVAENVMLGHEVRRGPFVDWRATRREARRYLQRLHLDIDPRSPLAAHSIAVQQLCAIARALVVDARVLILDEPTSSLDKAEVAELFRVVRTLRDAGVAILFVSHFLEQVYALSDRMTVLRNGRFVGEFRTADLSRRDLISHMVGRSGEALAGIEEKARAAVTTHSSRETPLLTGVGIGKDGSVEPFDLDLYPGEIVGFAGLLGSGRTEAARLLTGADRPDHGTLAVQGTPVRLSTPLAALRRGIALSTEDRKKEGVIGDLTVRENIALALQASRGTWRRVPRRELDELVQKYMVALNINPPNPNALIRNLSGGNQQKVLLARWLATAPRLLVLDEPTRGIDIGAKTEIQRLVTELAADGMSVVFISSELEEVLRLSQRVVVMRDRQKIAEVTNGDDVTTETVLETIASSGVHAS